The following are encoded in a window of Fulvia fulva chromosome 7, complete sequence genomic DNA:
- a CDS encoding Short chain dehydrogenase sirQ gives MGKRALVFGASGVTGWSFVNELLHDYPKQGAWDGVVALTNMPLRHEDSLWPEDSRLQIVSGINLLDSQPEVEYVLRNKVDDIDKITHVYYLAYKASTDIVQKLQDAIAMLEHAITAIDRLSSVLEFVVLQTGAKMYGCHILKDHPTTYIHVPLSEDQPRLKQPYHDMLFYHSQLDWLGEYAKDKSWSWCETRPDIIIGFVPNQNAYSLARSLAVFLSIYAAVHGKGAEVSFPGTMKSWEAKSNDSSADIIARQTIHLSLYMPSSQKGEAFNVADSKPWSTWRQKWPVIASYFGLKGVAPQHDTVDALEVRQYICDKLQIWKELELKHGLKPGMANSDLTFPGFEYFLLYQFDFDRQYDMTKMYSTPPDKPFTEERSTSEAWHGAFDRMREAKLIPRA, from the exons ATGGGCAAGCGAGCCTTGGTCTTTGGAGCGAGCGGCGTGACCGGCTGGTCATTCGTCAACGAGCTCTTGCATGACTATCCCAAGCAAGGAGCCTGGGATGGTGTTGTAGCCTTGACGAACATGCCTCTACGCCACGAAGACTCCCTTTGGCCGGAGGATAGTCGCCTGCAGATCGTCTCTGGCATCAACTTGCTAGATAGTCAGCCGGAGGTTGAGTATGTACTACGGAACAAGGTGGATGACATTGACAAGATCACACATGTCTACTACCTAG CATACAAAGCATCCACGGACATTGTACAGAAACTGCAGGATGCCATTGCTATGCTCGAGCATGCAATCACCGCAATCGATCGACTGAGCTCCGTCCTGGAATTTGTTGTCCTTCAAACAGGCGCGAAAATGTACGGATGCCACATCTTGAAAGACCACCCAACGACTTACATTCATGTCCCCCTCTCCGAGGATCAACCAAGATTGAAGCAGCCGTACCACGATATGCTGTTCTACCATTCACAGCTGGACTGGCTAGGCGAGTATGCGAAAGACAAGTCCTGGAGTTGGTGTGAGACTCGGCCGGATATCATCATTG GCTTCGTACCGAATCAGAATGCTTACTCATTGGCCCGATCGCTTGCGGTCTTCCTCTCGATTTATGCCGCTGTTCACGGAAAGGGCGCAGAAGTCTCTTTCCCGGGCACCATGAAATCCTGGGAGGCCAAATCGAACGACAGCTCCGCTGACATAATAGCAAGACAGACCATACATCTGTCTCTCTATATGCCAAGCAGCCAAAAAGGAGAAGCTTTCAATGTAGCCGATTCGAAGCCTTGGTCGACATGGAGACAGAAGTGGCCTGTCATTGCCAGCTACTTTGGCCTCAAAGGAGTTGCGCCGCAACATGATACTGTTGATGCTCTGGAAGTACGTCAGTACATCTGCGACAAGCTGCAGATCTGGAAGGAGCTCGAGTTGAAGCATGGGCTGAAGCCAGGGATGGCCAACTCGGATCTCACGTTCCCAGGCTTTGAATACTTCCTCTTGTATCAGTTCGACTTTGACCGACAGTACGACATGACCAAAATGTACAGCACACCGCCGGACAAGCCTTTTACAGAAGAGCGCAGCACGTCGGAGGCATGGCATGGAGCATTCGATCGCATGAGAGAAGCGAAGCTGATTCCTCGAGCATGA
- a CDS encoding Acyl-CoA dehydrogenase family member 11, with the protein MAGEVRQPINQASLERYLEKNLPEIKLPLELKQFGFGQSNPTYQVTDSTKKKYVLRKKPPGKLLSKTAHRVDREYQIIHALEETHVPVPKAYILCEDDGVIETPFYIMECLEGRFIDNSAIPDVSAHDRREMWRDAIRKLAKLHCVNVKDVGLEKFGKPNGFYKRQLRTFSSLGQDQGSAKDKETGEEVGQLPHFNEFLEFFGQEQSQPYDRGVLFHGDYKIDNLVFHKTEPRVIGILDWEMATVGHPLADLTNLTQPWTISRATPSWPRKHGDEAFLDSSDPKSNAKQYPGLPTKEECVKWYEEDVGFKISEKDLAWATAFALFRDSIIFQGIAARCATRQASSAQAQSYAKERGPFAEMAWEKVKEAKNKLSSQSKL; encoded by the coding sequence ATGGCGGGCGAAGTCAGGCAGCCGATCAATCAGGCGTCACTCGAGCGATATCTGGAGAAGAACCTACCCGAGATCAAGCTCCCGTTAGAGCTCAAGCAGTTCGGCTTTGGGCAGAGTAACCCAACATACCAGGTCACAGACTCTACCAAGAAGAAGTATGTCCTGCGCAAGAAGCCACCAGGGAAGCTGCTTTCCAAGACAGCACACCGAGTGGACCGCGAATACCAGATCATCCATGCGCTCGAGGAGACCCATGTACCAGTGCCAAAGGCATACATCCTCTGCGAAGATGATGGTGTCATCGAAACTCCCTTCTACATCATGGAGTGCCTTGAGGGCCGCTTCATCGACAACTCCGCCATACCAGACGTGAGCGCCCACGACCGGAGAGAGATGTGGCGCGATGCGATACGGAAACTCGCGAAGCTCCATTGCGTGAATGTGAAAGATGTTGGACTCGAGAAGTTTGGCAAGCCGAATGGCTTCTACAAGAGACAGCTCAGGACATTTTCAAGTCTGGGACAAGATCAGGGCTCTGCCAAGGATAAAGAGACGGGCGAGGAGGTTGGACAGCTGCCACACTTCAACGAGTTCCTAGAGTTCTTTGGTCAGGAGCAGAGCCAGCCGTATGATCGAGGGGTTCTGTTCCATGGAGACTACAAGATTGACAACCTTGTTTTTCACAAAACTGAGCCGCGTGTGATCGGGATACTCGATTGGGAGATGGCTACAGTCGGGCACCCTCTAGCAGACTTGACGAACCTCACACAGCCATGGACAATCTCGAGAGCGACACCCTCGTGGCCACGAAAGCATGGTGATGAGGCATTCCTTGACTCTTCGGATCCAAAGTCCAATGCGAAACAATACCCTGGTCTGCCCACTAAGGAAGAATGCGTCAAGTGGTACGAGGAAGATGTTGGCTTCAAAATTAGCGAGAAAGATTTGGCATGGGCAACAGCATTTGCTCTATTCCGAGACAGCATCATTTTCCAGGGCATTGCTGCACGATGTGCCACAAGACAGGCGAGTTCGGCGCAGGCACAATCGTACGCGAAGGAGCGAGGACCTTTTGCAGAGATGGCTTGGGAGAAGGTCAAAGAGGCGAAGAATAAATTGAGCAGTCAGTCGAAGTTGTAG
- a CDS encoding Pyruvate dehydrogenase E1 component subunit beta, mitochondrial, whose product MVGVRLLRPAAQLLRNTPSTIPRSSFQRVAAPAVSRWRTYATGTKEMTVREALNEAMVEEMERNPKVFVLGEEVAQYNGAYKVTKGLLDRFGDKRVIDSPITESGFCGLTVGAALAGLHPVCEFMTFNFAMQAIDQIINSAAKTHYMSGGIQPCNITFRGPNGFAAGVAAQHSQDYTAWYGSIPGLKVVAPYSAEDAKGLLKAAIRDPNPVCVLENELLYGLPFQVSEEVQKDDFVIPFGKAKIERPGKDLTIVTLSRCVGQSLVAAEQLKSKYGVDAEVVNLRSIKPMDVEAIIKSVKKTGHFMAVESGFPSFGVGAELIALVSEYAFDYLKAPPIRVTGAEVPTPYAQKLEEMAFPTETMIADYAAKLLRV is encoded by the exons ATGGTTGGCGTACGACTTCTCCGTCCAGCGGCGCAACTGCTGCGAAACACACCCTCCACCATTCCCCGATCGAGCTTTCAGAGAGTCGCAGCGCCAGCGGTATCGAGATGGAGGACTTACGCAACAGGCACAAAGGAGATGACTGTGCGAGAGGCGTTGAACGAGGCGATGGTCGAGGAGATGGAGCGTAACCCCAAGGTCTTCGTGCTTGGTGAGGAAGTTGCACAGTACAACGGAGC CTACAAGGTTACAAAAGGACTTTTGGACCGCTTCGGTGACAAGAGAGTCATCGACAGCCCTATCACTGAGTCCGGCTTTTGCGGTCTGACTGTCGGAGCTGCGCTCGCCGGTCTTCACCCAGTCTGCGAGTTCATGACCTTCAACTTCGCCATGCAAGCCATTGACCAGATCATCAACTCCGCCGCAAAGACCCACTACATGTCCGGTGGTATCCAGCCATGTAACATCACTTTCCGAGGTCCCAACGGTTTCGCTGCCGGTGTTGCAGCTCAGCACTCGCAAGACTACACAGCTTGGTACGGCTCGATCCCAGGTCTCAAAGTCGTTGCGCCATACTCCGCCGAGGATGCAAAGGGTCTGCTAAAGGCCGCCATTCGCGACCCTAACCCAGTCTGTGTGTTGGAGAACGAGCTGCTCTACGGTCTGCCGTTCCAAGTCAGCGAGGAGGTACAGAAGGACGACTTCGTCATTCCT TTCGGCAAAGCGAAGATCGAGCGCCCCGGCAAGGACCTCACAATCGTCACCCTTTCGCGATGCGTAGGCCAATCGCTTGTGGCCGCCGAGCAGTTGAAGAGCAAGTATGGCGTCGACGCCGAAGTCGTCAACCTCCGGAGTATCAAGCCAATGGACGTTGAGGCCATCATCAAGTCCGTAAAGAAGACCGGCCACTTCATGGCCGTAGAGTCCGGTTTCCCAAGCTTCGGTGTTGGCGCAGAGCTCATTGCGCTCGTCTCTGAATACGCCTTTGACTACCTCAAGGCGCCACCCATTCGAGTCACCGGTGCTGAGGTTCCAACACCATACGCGCAGAAGCTTGAAGAGATGGCTTTCCCAACGGAGACGATGATCGCAGACTACGCTGCCAAGCTTCTCCGAGTCTAA
- a CDS encoding Rhamnolipids biosynthesis 3-oxoacyl-[acyl-carrier-protein] reductase: MSDINIDGFFSLDGKVALITGGSRGLGLHSATALLLAGAKTLFISARKAGGEEGIDQAVKRLNDLAAKKNLKGRAIGIPANVAQEDDIKRLVAEVKKHESRLDILIANAGATWGGPFEPTPDWSSQKILDLNVRGVFNLARLFSPMLEASGKPDDPSRIVIVSSVAGTNVSHVGDNGTIMYSASKAAAHHLGRNMAVELGPRNITVNTVAPGFFPSKLASGLIEILGGEEELSRANPRQRLGEPNDIAGVMIYLCSRASSYVNGEYISVDGGARLGAGRLTKM; the protein is encoded by the exons CGATGGCTTCTTCTCACTAGACGGCAAGGTCGCTCTGATCACGGGTG GATCTAGAGGACTTGGTCTTCACTCGGCAACAGCATTGCTCTTGGCCGGTGCCAAAACGCTCTTCATCTCTGCCAGGAAAGCCGGTGGCGAAGAGGGCATCGATCAAGCCGTGAAGCGACTCAACGATCTTGCAGCGAAGAAGAACCTCAAAGGTCGGGCGATCGGCATCCCAGCAAATGTTGCCCAAGAAGACGACATCAAGAGACTGGTCGCAGAAGTAAAGAAGCACGAGTCACGGCTTGACATCCTGATCGCAAATGCTGGTGCCACATGGGGTGGTCCTTTTGAGCCAACGCCCGATTGGAGCTCGCAAAAGATTCTTGACTTGAATGTCAGAGGCGTGTTTAATCTGGCTCGACTGTTTTCCCCGATGCTTGAAGCATCCGGCAAACCCGACGACCCATCGAGGATCGTTATAGTGTCTTCCGTCGCAGGAACCAATGTATCCCACGTCGGAGACAATGGCACGATCATGTACAGTGCCTCGAAAGCGGCAGCACATCACTTGGGCCGCAACATGGCTGTCGAACTGGGCCCTCGAAACATCACAGTCAATACTGTAGCTCCCGGCTTCTTCCCGTCAAAGTTGGCCAGCGGCTTGATCGAGATCTTGGGAGGTGAAGAAGAGCTATCGCGTGCGAACCCAAGGCAACGACTTGGGGAGCCCAATGATATTGCTGGGGTGATGATCTACCTTTGCTCGAGAGCGAGCAGCTATGTGAATGGCGAGTACATATCTGTTGATGGCGGAGCCAGATTAGGTGCTGGACGATTGACGAAAATGTGA
- a CDS encoding Putative pterin-4-alpha-carbinolamine dehydratase: protein MSCMRALLRPQGLHHQHQLIQPSRKAFSSSHSKMVRAGVFEVSEGENVSDVVQQATQLIDHGKWELCNNGKGLERGFKFKTFKATWEFMNEVASECKKTKHHPEWSNVYNKTHIRWTTHSPEGLSSKDTHMATFCDEAAKEFNELQVEVSECKLGSDGKVEAGDCCTPKKA from the exons ATGTCTTGCATGAGAGCATTACTTCGACCTCAAGGTCTGCACCATCAGCATCAGCTCATCCAACCCAGTAGAAAAGCTTTCTCATCATCTCATTCCAAAATGGTCCGAGCCGGCGTCTTCGAAGTATCCGAAGGCGAGAACGTCTCCGACGTAGTCCAACAAGCTACCCAGCTAATCGATCACGGCAAATGGGAGCTCTGCAACAACGGTAAAGGTCTTGAACGCGGCTTCAAGTTCAAGACGTTCAAGGCGACTTGG GAGTTCATGAACGAAGTAGCATCAGAATGCAAAAAGACCAAACACCACCCGGAATGGAGCAACGTCTACAACAAGACTCACATCCGCTGGACGACGCATAGTCCCGAAGGTCTTTCGAGTAAAGACACGCACATGGCGACCTTTTGCGATGAGGCTGCGAAGGAGTTCAATGAATTGCAGGTAGAAGTGAGTGAGTGCAAGCTAGGGAGCGACGGAAAAGTTGAAGCTGGGGATTGTTGTACGCCGAAGAAAGCTTGA
- a CDS encoding Golgi pH regulator yields MLPTDDCDDCMPAYMKRSLDSVPPSMIILSSIPLALTWVAVVVIAQKRLFPILSSEQERKSKEELPVFNKNVFRPSSYNLHGYLGKLSAQKLASWVFSASIGLSAVLVELLLCEISDVLSPAARGLALRITLSSLLILSIVVTPALEIHGIVKGVLGSPSDTTSTRRTRPRLRIGLEVVIFAGWMLVFWYIPQASVLRRSLHEGEQGHSEGDHVFTEACLERIGIIGISLMASLSGFAAVSSLWQTFGIRQNYVKESDVSRKAAGLAATEEMLAAKQSRLRAHERKMSEGAALSEQKGFVGRMIGSVKGSKETQELKALQMEVSGLETMKFTLSNSLSHLRSRHEEQERSKTRSGRLLNIANMIFAVYCAYRIFATSLSSLRRWWNPSHSFATSDPINNVLALLTTHWDSNLDRDAWSRQISFLLSGVMLLASFNAVLQTFRLFARFAPGLLQHAQTSLPLIISQIAGTYVISSALLLRSNLPPEVSSVISEALGAPLKGRFVEGWFESWFLVAVGLTATGILIGRKVGGHDDDWDDDGIEMGTITHESSGEATVIMANKPSPVALQVFAVPELLENIFNLVDDPIKLFVLQGVCKTFQALIVSSTTLRRRMCLEPDLSLMKLNDFFEDKRVIAVTAPFHFKRLSPEHHDWIDRQITGDESENREAIDMILSCHTLYHHRKSTVDGSVHEARRAVKKGSWQSIRVDIDMVRSHGILSCDNNYWTPTDSPLEPHATLTDLVNKAVVTLCTGWESRNEHCLDEDHTTYR; encoded by the exons ATGTTGCCGACAGACGATTGCGATGATTGTATGCCGGCATACATGAAGCGGAGCCTGGACTCTGTGCCGCCCTCTATGATTATTCTCTCGTCAATACCGCTTGCATTGACATGGGTCGCGGTCGTAGTGATCGCGCAGAAGAGGCTGTTCCCGATACTGTCGAGTGAGCAGGAGAGGAAGAGTAAGGAAGAGCTACCGGTTTTCAACAAGAATGTGTTTCGACCATCAAGCTACAACCTACACGGATATCTTGGAAAGCTTTCGGCACAAAAGCTCGCATCATGGGTCTTCTCTGCCAGCATTGGACTTTCAGCGGTGTTGGTCGAGCTGCTGCTCTGTGAGATCTCGGATGTGCTCAGTCCAGCAGCAAGAGGGTTGGCGCTGAGGATTACCCTCAGTTCGTTGTTAATTCTGAGCATTGTGGTCACGCCAGCGTTGGAGATACATGGGATCGTAAAGGGAGTGCTCGGATCACCATCAGATACGACTTCGACGCGCAGGACGCGACCGAGGTTGCGAATTGGATTGGAGGTTGTTATCTTTGCTGGTTGGATGCTGGTCTTCTGGTATATCCCGCAGGCATCTGTGTTGAGGAGATCGTTGCATGAAGGCGAGCAAGGTCATTCCGAGGGTGACCATGTCTTCACGGAGGCTTGTTTGGAACGCATTGGTATCATCGGCATATCACTCATGGCTTCGCTATCTGGCTTCGCAGCAGTATCATCCCTTTGGCAGACATTTGGCATCCGACAGAATTATGTGAAGGAGAGCGATGTGTCTCGCAAAGCGGCAGGTTTGGCTGCTACCGAAGAGATGCTGGCAGCAAAGCAGAGCAGATTACGAGCCCACGAACGGAAGATGTCAGAAGGCGCAGCACTATCCGAGCAGAAAGGCTTCGTTGGGCGCATGATTGGCTCAGTAAAAGGCTCGAAAGAGACACAGGAGCTCAAAGCGCTGCAGATGGAAGTGTCTGGCCTGGAAACCATGAAATTCACGTTGTCGAACTCGCTATCGCACCTCCGATCACGACACGAAGAACAAGAACGCTCGAAGACCAGATCTGGACGCCTGCTCAACATCGCCAATATGATCTTCGCCGTCTACTGCGCGTACCGCATTTTCGCGACATCGCTTTCGTCCCTGCGGAGATGGTGGAACCCGTCGCATTCTTTCGCGACGAGTGATCCTATCAACAATGTCCTTGCGCTTCTGACAACGCACTGGGACAGCAACCTGGATCGGGATGCATGGTCACGGCAGATCAGCTTCCTGCTGTCTGGAGTCATGCTCCTAGCATCCTTCAATGCGGTCCTGCAGACTTTCCGGCTGTTCGCAAGGTTTGCCCCTGGCTTACTACAGCATGCGCAAACTAGCTTGCCATTGATCATCTCGCAGATCGCTGGCACGTATGTCATCAGTTCTGCTCTGCTGTTGAGGAGCAACTTGCCTCCAGAAGTGAGTAGTGTCATCTCGGAAGCGCTAGGTGCGCCGCTAAAAGGTCGGTTCGTGGAAGGATGGTTCGAGAGCTGGTTCTTGGTTGCGGTCGGTTTGACGGCGACTGGTATCCTGATTGGTAGAAAGGTTGGAGGCCACGATGATGATTGGGACGATGATGGAATCGAGATGG GCACAATCACTCACGAAAGCAGCGGCGAGGCAACAGTCATC ATGGCGAACAAGCCTTCACCAGTCGCTTTACAGGTATTCGCTGTACCTGAGCTACTCGAGAACATCTTCAATCTCGTGGACGACCCTATCAAGCTCTTCGTACTTCAAGGTGTCTGCAAGACTTTCCAAGCTCTCATCGTCAGCTCCACAACACTTCGCCGACGCATGTGCCTCGAGCCCGACCTATCGCTGATGAAGCTAAATGACTTCTTCGAAGACAAGCGAGTGATCGCTGTTACCGCACCCTTCCATTTCAAGCGCCTGTCGCCGGAACACCATGATTGGATCGATAGACAGATCACCGGAGACGAGTCGGAGAACAGAGAGGCAATAGACATGATACTGTCATGCCATACGCTCTACCACCACCGGAAGTCGACCGTCGACGGCTCTGTTCATGAGGCAAGACGCGCGGTGAAGAAGGGTTCTTGGCAGTCCATTAGGGTTGACATCGACATGGTCCGTTCGCACGGAATCTTGAGCTGTGATAACAACTACTGGACGCCTACCGATTCACCACTCGAGCCGCACGCTACTTTGACCGATTTGGTGAACAAGGCTGTGGTCACCTTATGCACGGGCTGGGAGTCGCGGAACGAGCACTGTCTCGATGAAGATCACACAACCTACAGATAG
- a CDS encoding Thiol-specific monooxygenase, with translation MATTVSLEIAVIGAGAAGLAATKYLLAEGHKVLLIERRNDSAGVWNNGSACIGGSQWADPVYDTLQTNVPPVVNLRRCQNDYQKKWEIQTITKLPSGKEEEIPPIHVDAAIVATGHYDKPYDPPAEPGKQQWEKKFPTSIIHAHDFKNVTPFIRKNVVIIGNGPSGWDISSQLKDVAKSVTMSLRGFTLPDGRMRIVSDGVTSKVLTISRYYPKARKIEFACGTMAHDVDYIIYCTGYEYDFSFIVKNRAGQELFPKGQKVERLYEHIFYTAEPTLAFIGLPKMTAAFTIAEAQSAYVARVFSNRLDRPTQQEVRTYFKTMSKECEEDNMSCQQYHTLAPSRDRDYINHLVSMALKARPFKHGTRGKPPPYWCHCMDSARHLSRDARAAHKAKGDVRHAFRSFKDLEIPLKAPCTGDHLTAIPAGCVACFIPHE, from the exons ATGGCGACCACCGTATCCCTCGAAATTGCTGTCATCGGTGCCGGAGCAGCTGGCTTGGCCGCCACCAAATATCTTCTTGCCGAAGGCCATAAGGTCCTCCTCATCGAGCGCCGCAACGACTCCGCTGGAGTCTGGAACAACGGGTCGGCCTGTATTGGCGGCAGCCAATGGGCAGACCCGGTCTATGATACCCTGCAGACCAATGTACCCC CCGTTGTCAACCTACGCCGATGCCAAAATGATTACCAAAAGAAGTGGGAGATACAGACCATCACAAAGCTTCCGTCTGGCAAAGAGGAGGAGATCCCTCCAATCCACGTGGATGCTGCCATTGTGGCCACGGGACATTACGACAAACCCTACGACCCTCCAGCTGAGCCTGGAAAGCAGCAATGGGAGAAGAAGTTTCCGACTTCCATCATACATGCTCACGACTTCAAGAACGTGACACCATTCATCAGAAAG AATGTTGTGATCATCGGCAACGGGCCATCAGGATGGGACATATCCTCTCAGCTCAAGGACGTTGCCAAGTCAGTCACCATGTCGCTTCGTGGCTTCACACTTCCTGATGGTCGCATGCGTATAGTCAGCGATGGCGTGACATCGAAGGTCCTCACCATCTCTCGTTACTACCCCAAGGCTAGGAAGATTGAATTTGCCTGTGGAACGATGGCCCACGATGTCGACTACATCATCTACTGCACCGGCTACGAGTACGACTTTTCATTCATCGTCAAGAACAGAGCTGGCCAAGAGCTCTTCCCGAAGGGCCAAAAGGTTGAGCGGCTGTACGAGCACATCTTCTACACCGCAGAGCCCACCTTGGCATTCATCGGTCTCCCCAAGATGACCGCCGCCTTCACCATTGCCGAAGCGCAATCAGCCTACGTCGCACGAGTCTTCTCTAATAGACTCGACCGTCCTACCCAGCAAGAGGTGCGAACGTACTTCAAAACTATGTCCAAGGAGTGCGAAGAAGACAACATGTCATGCCAGCAGTACCACACCCTCGCGCCCAGCCGTGACAGGGACTACATCAATCACCTCGTGAGCATGGCTCTGAAGGCCAGACCTTTCAAGCACGGCACTCGCGGCAAGCCGCCACCATACTGGTGCCACTGCATGGACTCCGCTCGACATCTTTCACGTGATGCACGCGCCGCTCACAAGGCCAAAGGCGACGTCAGACATGCATTCCGCAGCTTCAAGGATCTGGAGATACCCCTGAAGGCTCCATGCACCGGTGATCACCTTACGGCCATACCAGCGGGATGTGTCGCGTGCTTCATTCCTCACGAGTGA
- a CDS encoding Alcohol dehydrogenase has translation MSFSQIGLSSDASNDTTAATETTGFLMEAGRWSPLTSFQEDKKVVIKNVSIPEPGPNQFLIKIASASLCHSDIMAIDAGQTHTLGHEGAGYIEKIHQSVEGKGFAVGDSIGFLYIIGCCFECEGCMIHNTHCITGKQRVQGFTTDGFFAEYALVDYPNCIKLPGSIDVKTASPIFCAGITAFHAVDSSELKEGDSLAVVGAGGLGQLATQIAKAMGVKVVALDVNDGALEACKKQGADAVFNSKNNPDYIDQLKELTNGGVRAACVFSNAQAAYAGVPSILCLGGIMMVIGLPYDPIPISTMDLALGRYRIKADNTGIPQRMKKAVEFLAEHNIKPEVEHRKLEELDDMVNEMRAGKSIKRMLVAF, from the exons ATGAGTTTCTCACAAATTGGTCTGTCTTCGGACGCCAGCAACGATACTACCGCCGCTACTGAGACTACAGGCTTCTTGATGGAAGCAGGGCGATGGAGTCCG CTTACAAGCTTTCAGGAAGACAAAAAGGTTGTGATCAAGAATGTTTCAATCCCAGAGCCTGGACCAAATCAGTTCCTCATCAAGATTGCTTCAGCATCACTATGTCACAGCGATATCATGGCCATCGATGCCGGTCAAACGCACACCCTTGGACATGAAGGTGCTGGCTATATCGAGAAGATCCATCAATCCGTTGAAGGCAAAGGCTTCGCCGTCGGTGACTCGATTGGCTTCCTCTACATCATAGGTTGCTGCTTTGAGTGCGAGGGGTGCATGATCCATAACAC ACACTGCATTACTGGCAAACAGCGTGTTCAGGGCTTTACCACTGACGGTTTCTTCGCGGAATATGCTCTCGTTGACTACCCCAATTGCATCAAGCTACCGGGATCGATTGATGTGAAGACAGCTTCGCCGATCTTCTGTGCAGGTATA ACTGCCTTCCATGCTGTAGACAGTTCCGAGCTCAAAGAAGGCGACTCGCTCGCCGTGGTCGGCGCTGGAGGTCTTGGTCAGCTTGCCACGCAAATCGCCAAAGCTATGGGCGTAAAGGTCGTGGCGCTTGATGTGAACGATGGCGCACTTGAGGCATGCAAGAAGCAGGGTGCCGATGCCGTCTTCAATTCCAAGAACAACCCCGACTATATCGATCAGCTCAAGGAACTCACGAATGGTGGCGTAAGAGCCGCTTGCGTCTTCAGCAATGCCCAAGCA GCATACGCTGGCGTCCCCTCGATTCTGTGCCTCGGTGGCATCATGATGGTGATCGGCCTTCCGTATGATCCTATCCCGATATCTACCATGGACTTAGCACTGGGCCGGTACAGGATCAAAGCTGACAACACCGGCATACCACAACGCATGAAGAAAGCCGTGGAATTCCTCGCGGAGCACAACATCAAACCTGAGGTCGAGCACCGCAAACTCGAGGAGTTAGACGATATGGTCAACGAGATGAGGGCTGGGAAGTCAATCAAGAGGATGCTGGTAGCGTTCTGA
- a CDS encoding V-type proton ATPase proteolipid subunit yields PLFSALGCVAAIVFSSFGAAYGTAKSSAGTFSAGVLHPDIGVRALLPTVFSGILAIYGLVSSVLIANHIQVELPLYTALVNLGSGLAVGLCSLAAGFAIGIVGDAGIRAVSMQGRMFVSMVLVLIFAEVLGLYGLIVALIVDTRASLANPQVMCRAR; encoded by the exons CCCCTCTTCTCCGCCCTCGGCTGCGTCGCAGCAATCGTCTTCTCCTCCTTCGGCGCCGCGTACGGCACGGCCAAGTCGAGCGCCGGGACCTTCTCCGCCGGCGTCCTACACCCAGACATTGGCGTTCGCGCGCTTCTCCCTACCGTCTTCTCGGGCATCTTGGCAATCTACGGCCTTGTGAGCTCCGTTCTAATCGCAAACCATATCCAGGTGGAGCTCCCGCTCTACACAGCGTTGGTGAACTTGGGTAGTGGGCTTGCGGTGGGATTGTGTAGTCTTGCGGCCGGGTTTGCGATTGGGATTGTGGGTGATGCAGGCATCCGGGCTGTGAGTATGCAGGGGAGGATGTTTGTTAGCATGGTATTGGTTTTGATTTTCGCGGAGGTCTTGG GATTGTATGGTTTGATTGTCGCGCTTATTGTCGATACGAGGGCGAGTTTGGCGAATCCGCAGGTGATGTGTAGGGCGAGGTGA